In Scatophagus argus isolate fScaArg1 chromosome 7, fScaArg1.pri, whole genome shotgun sequence, a genomic segment contains:
- the gins3 gene encoding DNA replication complex GINS protein PSF3, with amino-acid sequence MDTQSYLPVQPGVGMEENFLSLDDILLSHERLPIRTQCAFPRLGFLEKSSDTQDIPEGTKMELPLWLSKGLYERKRRVLSVELPKVYREGWRTVFNADPNVVDLHKMGPYYYGLGSQMLHFDSPENPEIGQTLLQTFIGRFRRTMDSSQNAYNEDTSVLVERLDCLEKALFRSGQSGLNSFQSWEKGQASQLTASSLVLNYRKRKITDVQH; translated from the exons atggacacacagtcatatcTCCCTGTACAACCTGGAGTGGGAATGGAGGAGAATTTCCTTTCTCTCGACGATATTTTGCTCTCTCATGAGAGGCTTCCCATCCGAACACAGTGCGCTTTTCCCCGGCTGGGATTCCTGGAGAAGTCGAGTGACACGCAGGACATACCGGAG GGTACAAAGATGGAGCTTCCCCTGTGGCTGTCCAAGGGACTGTAcgagaggaaaaggagagtgTTGTCAGTTGAACTTCCAAAGGTGTACAGAGAGGGCTGGAGGACCGTGTTCAACGCCGACCCCAACGTGGTGGACCTGCATAAGATGGGGCCCTACTACTACGGCCTCGGATCCCAGATGCTGCACTTTGACAGCCCAGAGAACCCAGAGATTGGACAGACGCTGCTGCAG ACGTTCATCGGTCGGTTCAGACGGACCATGGACTCCTCCCAGAATGCCTACAATGAGGACACGTCTGTTCTGGTGGAGCGTCTGGACTGTCTGGAGAAGGCTCTGTTCAGGTCAGGGCAGAGCGGCCTCAACAGCTTCCAGAGCTGGGAGAAGGGCCAGGCCTCTCAACTCACCGCCTCCAGTCTGGTTCTCAACTACCGGAAAAGGAAGATAACCGATGTACAGCACTGA